The genomic segment CCGGACTTCCTTTGCCGGTGCCGATGACCACGCTCGAAGGGCCGGCCACCGTTTCGGGCGGGAATATGTTAGGCTCATGGAAACACACTTTCTCGGAAGCCTCAGAGCTGGGGCTTCAGCTTTACTACGATCGGACCGAGCGGTTCGACCGGGTCCATCGGGAGACGCGGGACACTTACGATCTGGATTTCCAACATCGATTTCCGTTGGGGACACGCCAGGAATTCATGTGGGGACTGGGGTATCGGTACACCCGCGATGACCTGGCGGAGGGAAAGGGATGATTTCATTATCACGCGCAACCTCTTTTCGGAGGTCGAGCAAGAACGCTACGATCTGACCTGGGCTGCCACCTATGACGCGGGCCGCGAACAGTTGCTGCGGGGGGAACATGACCTGTACCTGATCGATTACCGGCTCGGGATTCACAATGGCCTCGACCTCTTGCGGGAAGCCAAGCGCCTCGGATGCGCCGCGCCGATCATCATGCTGACTGGCGTCGGCGACCAACAAGTGGATATTGAGGCCATCAAAGCGGGCGCGGCGGATTATCTGGTCAAAGGGCAGATCACTCCGGCGCTGCTTCATCGCGCTGTCAGCCACGCCGTCCAACGCAAAAGAATCGAACAGCAACTCCGCGAAAGCGAAGAGCAGCTAGGGCAAGCGCAAAAGATGGAATTGCACCAGTCGTTACCAGTCGTTGCTGAACCTTTGCGTCAACGCCCGCGACGCCATGCCCAACGGCGGCGAACTTTGCATTCGCACGGAAGTCGTTCCCGGCCACGCGTGGCAAGGCGTGTTTCCAGAAATGCGAGAGG from the Verrucomicrobiota bacterium genome contains:
- a CDS encoding response regulator, yielding MTWRRERDDFIITRNLFSEVEQERYDLTWAATYDAGREQLLRGEHDLYLIDYRLGIHNGLDLLREAKRLGCAAPIIMLTGVGDQQVDIEAIKAGAADYLVKGQITPALLHRAVSHAVQRKRIEQQLRESEEQLGQAQKMELHQSLPVVAEPLRQRPRRHAQRRRTLHSHGSRSRPRVARRVSRNARGRIRLHQRFRHGHRDG